The Candidatus Nanohalovita haloferacivicina genome has a window encoding:
- a CDS encoding ArsR family transcriptional regulator, whose protein sequence is MFEMAGVIEDGKSVNAEEITPEIIRALSDETRRKIVGEIAEGEAYPSEVAKKLELSKQKAYYHFNKLQDAGIIEKTRSEEKSGGTATYYSLKSKAYYLLLTDPEEGLPVQQTSQGTADFLSPLIVDGDLKGDIVVGSPDQHGPDQVRARDGHLAGEIGLELGKYCDTDSRNVSLDTEIFRRESFDENMILVGGVLTNTVTKKFNEHFPAHFSGEEFPYRELSTPNSTYSEASIGVVAKTQHPENPDNAVYLIAGIRNQGTEAAVRAFKNLEDITEDYSGGDYYKIVRGLDMDGDGEVDSFEVVE, encoded by the coding sequence ATGTTTGAAATGGCTGGAGTAATTGAAGACGGAAAATCCGTCAATGCGGAAGAAATCACACCTGAAATAATCAGGGCTCTCTCCGATGAAACCAGAAGAAAAATAGTGGGGGAAATAGCAGAGGGAGAGGCCTACCCATCAGAAGTAGCAAAAAAACTTGAGCTCAGCAAACAGAAGGCCTACTACCACTTCAACAAACTTCAGGACGCAGGAATAATAGAGAAAACAAGAAGTGAGGAAAAATCCGGAGGAACAGCCACATACTACTCTCTGAAGTCAAAGGCCTACTACCTACTGCTGACAGATCCAGAGGAAGGCCTACCCGTACAGCAAACAAGCCAGGGCACCGCAGATTTTCTATCACCTCTCATCGTTGACGGCGATCTGAAAGGAGATATCGTGGTTGGTTCGCCAGATCAACACGGTCCTGACCAGGTAAGAGCACGTGATGGCCATCTCGCAGGAGAAATAGGTCTCGAACTCGGAAAATACTGCGACACCGATTCCCGTAATGTTTCACTGGATACAGAAATCTTCAGGAGAGAAAGCTTTGATGAAAACATGATTCTTGTAGGCGGAGTCCTGACAAATACAGTAACGAAAAAATTCAATGAACATTTCCCGGCACATTTCTCGGGAGAAGAATTTCCATACAGAGAGCTTTCAACACCCAACTCAACCTACAGCGAGGCCTCAATCGGAGTAGTAGCCAAGACACAGCATCCGGAAAACCCTGATAACGCAGTCTACCTTATAGCCGGCATCAGAAACCAGGGTACAGAGGCCGCAGTCAGAGCCTTCAAAAACCTGGAAGACATAACAGAAGATTACAGCGGGGGAGATTACTATAAAATTGTCAGAGGCCTTGACATGGACGGTGACGGAGAAGTAGACAGCTTCGAAGTCGTAGAATAA
- a CDS encoding toprim domain-containing protein, with translation MEDEKFLEKKRLEAEVAKLERDVDAAIVEGLSDKIALRKLGFRSKIFLSAERTVEDLVEDVARGAERVVVLTDFDEHGKEQHKKISRALNEEIDVMHSARKDFGTQLTSTGRRTVEAVLPLFEDKERKFVEAQLSGLYMDL, from the coding sequence ATGGAAGACGAAAAATTTCTTGAAAAGAAAAGGCTGGAAGCCGAAGTCGCCAAACTTGAAAGAGACGTCGATGCAGCAATAGTAGAAGGCCTCTCCGACAAGATCGCGCTCAGGAAACTTGGATTCCGGTCAAAGATTTTTCTGTCAGCAGAAAGAACAGTGGAAGACCTGGTAGAAGACGTCGCCAGAGGCGCAGAAAGAGTAGTGGTGCTAACAGATTTCGATGAACACGGCAAAGAACAGCACAAGAAAATATCCCGGGCCCTCAATGAAGAAATAGATGTTATGCACTCTGCCCGGAAAGACTTTGGCACACAGCTAACCTCAACAGGCAGAAGAACAGTCGAGGCCGTCCTACCGCTCTTTGAGGACAAGGAAAGAAAATTTGTTGAGGCCCAGCTTTCAGGCCTGTACATGGATCTCTAG
- a CDS encoding MBL fold metallo-hydrolase RNA specificity domain-containing protein: MIREKDGIHFDLEEKVVADSRKASGDVNIVSHAHMDHVHQGDNPVVASELTRKLAEARTDKEFESFESSSYELIPSGHILGSTAVRFGDERKYLYTGDVSLRDRAYLNGFQPVSADVLVVESTYGIPAYRFPDQKEIEAEIRDWVQDNNNPLFLFGYSLGKAQKIQHIVEEATERPIVAHGAVKKMNDVVEEVTGLDFRAKPYGENKDMLEDNAIFIGPSRFSRNDGLNKFVDKVDGLKAGFSGWAAQEAFRHRGGYDRTFPFSDHCDFDELVQLVEKVGPEEVYTHHGFDEAFASYLKREKGINARALKQNQASLTDF; this comes from the coding sequence ATGATCAGGGAGAAGGACGGCATCCATTTTGATCTTGAAGAAAAAGTTGTAGCTGATTCTCGTAAGGCCTCTGGAGATGTAAATATTGTTTCTCATGCTCACATGGATCACGTTCATCAGGGAGATAACCCTGTCGTGGCATCGGAGTTGACGAGAAAGCTGGCGGAGGCCCGTACAGACAAGGAGTTTGAAAGTTTTGAGAGTTCTTCCTACGAGTTGATTCCTTCAGGCCATATTCTTGGCTCCACTGCTGTAAGGTTCGGGGACGAGAGGAAGTATCTTTACACTGGCGACGTTTCCTTGAGGGATAGAGCTTATCTTAACGGTTTTCAACCTGTCTCAGCAGATGTACTTGTTGTTGAATCTACTTACGGTATTCCAGCTTACAGGTTTCCTGATCAGAAGGAGATTGAGGCCGAGATACGTGACTGGGTGCAGGATAACAATAATCCGCTGTTTCTATTTGGTTACTCGCTAGGTAAGGCCCAGAAAATCCAGCATATTGTAGAGGAAGCTACTGAAAGACCTATTGTTGCACACGGTGCTGTAAAGAAGATGAATGATGTAGTTGAAGAGGTTACAGGCCTTGATTTCCGGGCGAAGCCTTACGGAGAGAACAAAGATATGCTAGAGGATAACGCTATTTTTATCGGGCCTTCTCGTTTCTCCCGTAACGATGGCCTGAACAAGTTTGTGGATAAGGTTGATGGTTTAAAGGCTGGATTCTCTGGCTGGGCTGCTCAGGAGGCTTTCAGGCATCGTGGAGGCTATGATAGGACTTTTCCGTTCTCCGATCACTGTGATTTTGATGAGTTGGTGCAGCTGGTGGAGAAAGTTGGGCCTGAAGAGGTTTATACGCATCACGGTTTTGATGAGGCCTTTGCATCTTATTTGAAGAGGGAGAAAGGGATTAATGCTCGTGCCTTGAAGCAGAATCAGGCCTCTTTGACGGATTTCTAG
- the sod gene encoding superoxide dismutase yields MSKKKGLMKLPYEYDDLTPHISKQVLEWHHDVHHQGYVNGWNSAEERLEEQRDQDDYSSTGSILKDFTHNHSGTVLHNLFWKNMSPNGGGRPEGALMDKIEEDFGSYENWKKEFKAAASAAGGWALLVYIPAEDELHNVVVDKHDNHAVWGAHPVLAVDVWEHSYYHDYGPERGEFVDNFFEVVDWEHPQEKFEDLSQRFE; encoded by the coding sequence ATGAGCAAGAAAAAAGGACTAATGAAACTACCGTATGAATACGACGACCTAACCCCACATATCTCCAAACAGGTACTGGAATGGCACCACGACGTGCACCACCAGGGCTATGTCAACGGATGGAACAGTGCAGAAGAAAGACTTGAAGAACAGAGAGATCAAGATGATTACAGTTCAACAGGTTCAATCCTGAAAGACTTCACCCACAACCACTCAGGAACAGTACTACACAACCTATTCTGGAAAAACATGAGCCCGAACGGCGGAGGAAGGCCTGAAGGAGCACTCATGGACAAAATAGAGGAAGACTTCGGAAGCTACGAAAACTGGAAGAAAGAATTCAAGGCAGCAGCATCCGCAGCAGGAGGATGGGCCCTACTTGTCTACATCCCAGCAGAAGACGAACTGCACAACGTAGTAGTCGACAAACACGACAACCACGCCGTCTGGGGAGCACACCCTGTACTCGCAGTTGACGTATGGGAACACAGCTACTACCATGACTACGGTCCGGAAAGAGGAGAGTTCGTCGACAACTTCTTCGAAGTAGTGGACTGGGAGCACCCACAGGAGAAATTCGAGGACCTATCACAGAGATTCGAGTAA
- a CDS encoding FAD-dependent oxidoreductase, translating to MRTVIVIGGGVAGLQAGSFTAKAGEDTLVLDTGESLVLNTSNIQNMITHDSISGKEVLKRGKDKLEEFDGEFKEEKVEKVERIDEGLKVTTSKDEYKTEYVIVASAGIHDFLEDLDLDYVEGRDDPYLMDEHIDTDEDNKAADRVYAAGLARYWVHQTSFAIGDGTKAATNLISEINGEPYQDHDM from the coding sequence ATGAGGACTGTAATCGTAATAGGCGGAGGAGTCGCAGGGCTCCAGGCAGGAAGCTTCACAGCAAAAGCAGGAGAAGACACACTTGTACTTGACACAGGAGAATCACTGGTTCTGAACACTTCAAACATCCAGAACATGATCACACACGACTCAATCAGCGGCAAAGAAGTACTCAAAAGAGGAAAAGACAAACTAGAAGAATTCGACGGAGAATTCAAAGAAGAAAAAGTAGAGAAAGTAGAAAGAATCGACGAAGGCCTGAAAGTAACAACTTCAAAAGACGAATACAAAACAGAATACGTAATCGTGGCCTCAGCAGGAATACACGACTTCCTGGAAGACCTTGATCTGGATTATGTAGAGGGCCGCGACGATCCATACCTGATGGACGAACACATCGACACAGACGAAGACAACAAGGCCGCAGACAGAGTATATGCAGCAGGCCTCGCACGTTACTGGGTACACCAGACCTCATTCGCAATCGGCGACGGAACAAAGGCCGCAACCAACCTGATCAGCGAGATCAATGGAGAACCATACCAGGATCACGATATGTGA
- a CDS encoding cobalamin-binding protein, giving the protein MRIVSLAPSNTEILYELGLGEDVVATTSLCDYPEEAAEKPSIGGWINPDIEKIRDFEPDFVVASDDLQDEAVEKMENEDFKVLQVRPHTLEEVKKSIREIGKALESRQEAEKVLENFEKRLEGLDFDGSPRIYCEEWMDPPMVSGNWIPGLIEKAGGTYFIEEGERSREFDLEKLKAFDPEYIFLNVCGAGENVDASEVLERPEWQDITAVEEGNVFVIDDSLLNRPSTRIMEGLEEIIENVDG; this is encoded by the coding sequence ATGAGAATTGTTTCTCTGGCACCATCAAATACTGAAATACTGTATGAGTTAGGTCTTGGAGAGGATGTAGTGGCCACGACTTCTCTTTGTGATTACCCTGAGGAAGCTGCTGAAAAGCCGAGTATTGGCGGATGGATCAATCCTGATATTGAGAAGATTAGAGATTTTGAACCTGATTTCGTGGTTGCGTCGGATGATCTTCAGGATGAAGCAGTTGAAAAGATGGAGAATGAGGATTTCAAGGTTTTGCAGGTAAGGCCTCATACACTGGAAGAAGTTAAGAAAAGCATCAGAGAGATTGGAAAGGCCTTGGAAAGTCGTCAGGAAGCTGAGAAAGTTCTAGAGAATTTTGAGAAGAGGCTTGAAGGCCTTGATTTTGATGGTTCTCCACGTATTTACTGTGAGGAGTGGATGGATCCTCCAATGGTTTCCGGCAACTGGATTCCAGGCCTCATTGAAAAAGCCGGCGGCACGTACTTCATCGAGGAGGGTGAGAGAAGTAGAGAGTTTGATTTAGAAAAGTTGAAGGCCTTCGATCCAGAGTATATTTTTCTGAATGTCTGTGGTGCTGGAGAGAATGTTGATGCATCTGAAGTTTTGGAAAGGCCTGAGTGGCAGGACATCACTGCTGTTGAAGAAGGAAACGTGTTTGTTATCGATGATTCTCTGTTGAACAGGCCTTCTACAAGAATAATGGAAGGATTGGAAGAAATAATTGAGAATGTAGATGGTTAG
- a CDS encoding restriction endonuclease, translating to MSSRRILDDLSGYDFEDVMMDVYRNLGYENVRNPGKSGDEGRDILMEKDGRTYVVECKHMAKVGRPKVQKLHSAVSTYPNDATGILVTTGRFTKQAREYVEKVNNGDSVLELTNGKDLREMGEEIGLDLYSGKIEVLCDEVVDFPTERDKAERRVKDKFSDIRNFNAEDIDDITLNAELLPSLHVRVSTNATFETTVGVIHRVDERDEITIKADRKGPEFDDGTISDIVAQSMMARTGTVELDEEKSSQVFDSFELKRYGKTETEYKDEIKEFIKDSYEETVTYTGDNNVTYSKDCRPRNSDVSVESITPVYVPFLSTQTEIKNYSYKEDFYVSTDGDKIDRDEVHNCVHCGLDIPGINLTFCENCGSINCLLHTRMERVEEEPICTGCSKTERFFLRKRHFYNQENLEKFRKEFEERPLPEKMLENKPLIAISLMAMLLPFLI from the coding sequence ATGAGTTCGCGGAGAATTTTGGACGATCTTTCTGGTTATGATTTTGAGGATGTTATGATGGATGTTTACAGAAATCTCGGTTATGAAAACGTCAGAAATCCAGGTAAATCCGGTGATGAGGGCCGAGATATTCTAATGGAGAAAGATGGGAGGACTTACGTGGTTGAATGTAAGCATATGGCTAAAGTAGGTAGGCCTAAGGTGCAGAAGCTTCACTCAGCGGTTTCTACTTATCCTAATGATGCTACTGGAATTCTTGTAACAACTGGCAGATTCACAAAGCAGGCCCGCGAATATGTTGAGAAGGTTAATAACGGAGATAGTGTTCTTGAGTTAACTAACGGTAAAGATTTAAGGGAAATGGGCGAGGAAATAGGCCTTGATCTATACAGTGGTAAAATTGAGGTGCTATGCGATGAAGTGGTAGATTTTCCTACTGAGAGAGATAAAGCTGAAAGAAGAGTTAAGGACAAGTTTAGTGATATTCGGAATTTCAATGCTGAAGATATAGATGATATTACTCTTAACGCAGAGTTATTGCCTTCTTTACATGTGAGGGTTTCTACTAATGCAACTTTTGAGACAACTGTTGGAGTAATACACAGGGTTGATGAGAGGGATGAGATAACGATAAAAGCAGATAGAAAAGGTCCTGAGTTTGATGATGGCACAATATCGGATATCGTCGCTCAGTCAATGATGGCGCGCACTGGCACGGTGGAGTTAGATGAGGAGAAATCCTCACAGGTTTTTGATAGCTTTGAACTAAAACGCTATGGCAAAACAGAGACGGAGTACAAGGACGAAATTAAGGAGTTCATAAAGGACAGTTATGAGGAAACCGTGACGTATACTGGAGATAATAATGTTACATACAGTAAAGACTGCAGGCCCAGGAACTCCGATGTTTCAGTTGAAAGCATCACTCCGGTGTACGTACCTTTTCTCAGCACACAGACAGAAATTAAGAATTACAGCTACAAGGAAGACTTCTATGTTTCAACTGATGGAGACAAGATTGACAGAGATGAGGTTCATAACTGCGTTCACTGTGGCCTAGATATTCCCGGAATAAATCTGACATTTTGCGAAAACTGTGGAAGTATTAACTGTCTGCTACACACAAGAATGGAAAGAGTTGAAGAAGAACCCATATGCACGGGATGTAGCAAAACCGAAAGATTCTTCCTTCGTAAACGACACTTCTACAATCAGGAAAACCTAGAAAAATTCAGAAAAGAATTTGAGGAAAGGCCATTACCAGAAAAAATGCTTGAAAATAAGCCTCTGATAGCGATCTCTCTTATGGCCATGTTGCTGCCATTCCTAATTTAA
- a CDS encoding helix-turn-helix domain-containing protein, with protein MNCPTEIKQLLKVLYNLSSSETEVLYYLCSNEARASEIADELGKDRSTIQRYLSKLQSTGLLQRESMVEEGKRGRYYVYSVPDKEKLKEKVRVRMDEWADEKLEVLEDI; from the coding sequence ATGAACTGTCCAACCGAGATCAAACAACTCTTGAAAGTACTCTACAACCTTTCATCATCAGAGACAGAGGTTCTCTACTACCTGTGCAGCAACGAGGCCCGGGCCTCGGAAATAGCGGATGAGCTGGGAAAGGATAGATCGACTATCCAGAGATATCTTTCAAAGCTGCAGAGCACAGGCCTTCTTCAGAGAGAAAGCATGGTTGAAGAGGGTAAGAGAGGCCGCTACTACGTGTACAGCGTTCCTGACAAGGAAAAACTCAAGGAGAAGGTCAGAGTTCGCATGGATGAATGGGCCGATGAGAAGCTCGAGGTTCTGGAAGACATCTAA
- a CDS encoding glutaredoxin family protein, whose amino-acid sequence MTTDIEVFTTPSCPYCTKIKQWLDENDYEYQEHNVADDREKAREMIKKTGQRGVPQTFIGEKAVIGFQPHKIQEAIDEEE is encoded by the coding sequence ATGACAACAGACATAGAAGTATTCACAACACCTTCGTGCCCTTACTGCACGAAAATCAAACAGTGGCTGGATGAAAACGACTACGAGTACCAGGAGCACAACGTAGCCGACGACAGGGAAAAGGCCCGCGAAATGATCAAGAAAACAGGTCAGAGAGGAGTCCCACAGACTTTTATCGGCGAGAAGGCCGTAATCGGTTTTCAGCCACACAAAATCCAGGAAGCAATTGACGAAGAGGAATAA
- a CDS encoding thioredoxin family protein: protein MRRVTVEVFYSQTCPNCPPQKELAKKFEDEENVRVRMTDVARKNGRAKNHGVRAVPTTVVDGPGIQQKKGFKGVMAEEKLETAIEVARGEKEPEALENPGILSAIRDRIT, encoded by the coding sequence ATGAGACGCGTCACAGTCGAAGTATTCTACTCACAGACCTGTCCAAACTGCCCGCCGCAGAAAGAACTGGCCAAAAAATTCGAAGATGAGGAAAACGTCAGAGTGCGAATGACAGACGTAGCCAGGAAAAACGGTAGAGCCAAAAACCACGGTGTAAGAGCAGTACCCACAACAGTAGTCGACGGCCCGGGAATCCAGCAGAAAAAAGGATTCAAGGGAGTAATGGCAGAAGAAAAACTTGAAACTGCTATAGAAGTGGCCAGAGGCGAGAAAGAACCTGAAGCACTGGAAAATCCGGGAATCCTGTCGGCAATCAGGGACAGAATCACCTGA
- a CDS encoding OsmC family protein codes for MDANVHAESKNPTKVEVNVRGYSFEIDEPESHGGTGSAPNPVEYELGALTGCFNVVAHVVAKEMGVNIESLEIYASGELNPAKFQGKETEDRAGFKHIEMNIEVESDADAETERELFEKVEARCPVRDNISHETPVQLNL; via the coding sequence ATGGACGCAAACGTACACGCGGAGAGCAAGAATCCTACGAAAGTAGAAGTAAATGTAAGAGGCTACAGCTTCGAAATCGACGAACCAGAATCACACGGCGGAACAGGATCAGCACCAAACCCTGTAGAATACGAACTAGGCGCACTTACAGGATGCTTCAACGTAGTTGCACATGTAGTAGCAAAAGAAATGGGAGTCAACATTGAAAGCCTTGAAATCTACGCATCAGGAGAACTCAACCCTGCAAAATTCCAGGGAAAAGAAACAGAAGACAGAGCAGGATTCAAACACATCGAAATGAACATAGAAGTAGAATCAGACGCAGACGCAGAAACTGAAAGAGAACTTTTCGAAAAAGTAGAGGCCCGCTGCCCTGTAAGGGACAACATCAGCCACGAAACACCAGTCCAGCTCAACCTCTAA
- a CDS encoding DsbA family protein gives MKNQGVTLELTAAHVGVISLILGLSIGGVAGYSIAGDGGSSPREVDADSSPEDVFRSISNDLELDTEKVMQCYSNSNNSEALEDKNSAVKNIGRFGTPTFFVGNQQKGFVKISGAQTVSRFEQAFEKVRNSDSGELTSLEGIDLESEPSKGSDSAPMKIVEYNEYGCPFCAEWNGFDASGRTPIDRMNIGPSLENQYVESGEVELILKDYPVPQLHPNGPLAHKAANCVYEHEKESYWDFHDKLFEMRDQWMAE, from the coding sequence GTGAAAAATCAGGGAGTAACTCTGGAACTTACTGCAGCGCATGTCGGTGTGATATCACTTATTTTAGGCCTTTCTATCGGAGGTGTAGCTGGATACAGTATAGCAGGTGATGGTGGTTCTTCTCCTAGAGAGGTTGACGCAGATTCCTCTCCAGAGGATGTTTTCAGAAGTATATCCAATGACCTGGAGTTAGATACCGAAAAAGTAATGCAGTGTTACAGTAATTCGAACAATAGCGAGGCCTTGGAGGATAAAAATAGCGCTGTGAAAAATATCGGTCGTTTTGGAACGCCGACGTTCTTTGTAGGAAATCAGCAGAAAGGCTTTGTGAAAATAAGTGGAGCGCAGACAGTTTCCAGATTTGAGCAGGCCTTTGAGAAGGTTCGTAACAGCGATTCCGGCGAACTTACGAGTTTAGAGGGCATCGACCTGGAAAGTGAACCTAGTAAGGGGAGTGATAGTGCTCCGATGAAGATTGTTGAGTATAACGAGTATGGCTGTCCTTTCTGTGCTGAGTGGAACGGTTTTGACGCCTCCGGTAGAACACCTATTGATCGGATGAATATAGGGCCTAGCCTTGAAAATCAGTACGTGGAAAGTGGCGAGGTCGAACTTATTTTGAAGGATTATCCTGTCCCTCAGCTACATCCAAACGGACCTCTAGCCCATAAGGCAGCAAACTGTGTTTACGAGCATGAAAAAGAAAGTTACTGGGATTTCCATGACAAACTCTTTGAAATGAGAGATCAATGGATGGCAGAATAG
- a CDS encoding winged helix-turn-helix transcriptional regulator: MTERIPVWCKGSEWCALKSTSKILGHKWVPVIVFHVGDNEEIRFNQLKKEIGGITNKTLSDNLERMEEQGIINRNVKDEKPVRITYSLTDFGEKLLPLVEEMIEWGRQNLKEGEKKEAWVK; this comes from the coding sequence ATGACAGAAAGAATTCCGGTATGGTGCAAAGGAAGCGAATGGTGTGCGTTAAAATCAACTTCAAAGATTCTAGGCCATAAATGGGTGCCGGTGATAGTCTTCCATGTAGGCGACAATGAAGAAATAAGATTCAACCAGCTCAAGAAAGAAATTGGCGGAATAACCAACAAAACACTGTCAGATAACCTGGAGAGGATGGAAGAACAGGGAATAATTAACAGGAATGTCAAGGATGAAAAGCCTGTCCGAATAACATACTCATTGACAGATTTTGGAGAAAAGCTTCTTCCCCTGGTTGAGGAAATGATAGAGTGGGGTCGCCAGAATCTTAAAGAGGGAGAAAAGAAAGAAGCATGGGTAAAATAA
- a CDS encoding YgaP family membrane protein gives MEKNVGDTDALVRIVAGAVAGLTSLGILVDMVPGPEIASPVLGVIAVVLLATGYFGTCGLYSVLGIDTSE, from the coding sequence ATGGAAAAGAACGTTGGAGATACAGACGCACTTGTAAGAATAGTTGCTGGAGCAGTTGCAGGCCTTACAAGCCTTGGAATTCTTGTTGACATGGTTCCAGGCCCTGAAATTGCCTCACCAGTACTTGGAGTTATCGCAGTAGTACTGCTTGCTACAGGTTACTTTGGCACCTGCGGCCTTTACTCCGTGCTGGGAATTGACACTTCCGAGTAA
- a CDS encoding amphi-Trp domain-containing protein, whose amino-acid sequence MSKKLFTSEQKLSRPEIAQYIRKIADGVESGEINLKSGQNSIDLHLSDMPELEVQVEQEADGEKSIEIEIEWKEGETEEGLEIN is encoded by the coding sequence ATGTCAAAGAAACTCTTCACATCGGAACAGAAACTTTCAAGGCCTGAAATCGCACAGTACATCAGAAAAATAGCTGACGGCGTAGAATCAGGAGAAATTAACCTGAAATCCGGCCAGAACTCGATCGATCTCCACCTCTCCGACATGCCAGAACTTGAAGTACAGGTAGAACAAGAAGCAGACGGAGAAAAATCCATCGAAATAGAAATAGAATGGAAAGAAGGAGAGACAGAGGAAGGCCTGGAAATCAACTAG
- a CDS encoding YgaP family membrane protein, whose translation MSKKKFVRGLAGTVITVGFLGGWFVNDLFFLLDLFAGLNLLQSSVTGFCPPEIIYDKMRA comes from the coding sequence TTGAGTAAGAAAAAATTTGTTAGAGGCCTTGCCGGAACTGTAATCACTGTGGGCTTTCTTGGAGGATGGTTTGTAAACGATCTTTTCTTCCTCCTGGATCTTTTTGCAGGCCTGAACCTGCTTCAGAGCTCGGTCACCGGTTTCTGTCCGCCAGAAATAATTTACGATAAAATGAGAGCCTAG
- a CDS encoding COG1361 S-layer family protein: MALGQGFSRPALQDVSFDPGVVAAGDRVDITASLHYDIQDGDEEEKNIDVSLSPDNTLAEEYVTIEDVNSDEIFIYPGGGWNQQFQVKVHGDAPSGQYRFTVDVTESGQNSSVTYEEEFTMPVEKEGVDLTADVVKTSPDTPRSGDNDVRVDLRVSNTGSKTVEEVEIYPEFPENISSSDSMTEKLFIDRIGREDSSNQELEIDLDEKLKEGVYWINLSTSYEDSDSNSYQEDMQIPLRVEGRPDLELRNSSMQMKAGETSSMTLDVVNTGLQDAEAVSVRVIAQSSQPFSLSDRSDYIGELEPGEEGKAVLEISSDRSAALKSHQLKIELRANGDSDEGDSSVYTFTDNMDVQLTERSDSNLVYLGIGAAALVALAAVFKHLKSGKGEEN; encoded by the coding sequence ATGGCTCTTGGACAGGGCTTTTCCAGGCCAGCTCTTCAGGATGTTAGCTTTGATCCAGGCGTTGTAGCTGCTGGAGATAGAGTTGACATCACGGCCTCGCTTCACTACGATATACAGGATGGAGATGAGGAAGAGAAAAATATTGACGTTTCTCTCAGCCCGGACAATACTCTTGCTGAAGAGTACGTTACTATTGAAGATGTGAACAGTGATGAGATCTTTATCTATCCTGGTGGAGGCTGGAATCAGCAGTTTCAGGTTAAAGTTCATGGAGATGCTCCCTCAGGTCAGTACCGTTTCACGGTAGATGTCACGGAAAGTGGCCAGAATAGCTCGGTAACTTATGAGGAAGAGTTTACGATGCCTGTTGAGAAAGAAGGCGTGGATCTCACAGCAGACGTTGTGAAGACCTCACCAGATACTCCGAGATCAGGAGATAACGATGTCAGAGTTGATCTCAGAGTTTCAAATACAGGAAGTAAAACTGTTGAAGAGGTAGAGATTTACCCCGAGTTCCCTGAAAACATCTCCTCCTCAGATTCAATGACCGAGAAACTTTTCATCGACAGAATAGGTAGAGAAGACTCCTCAAACCAGGAATTAGAAATTGATCTGGATGAAAAATTGAAGGAAGGAGTCTACTGGATAAATCTGTCAACCAGTTACGAAGACTCAGACAGCAACAGCTACCAGGAAGATATGCAGATCCCTCTGAGAGTTGAAGGAAGGCCTGATCTAGAGCTCAGGAACTCTTCAATGCAGATGAAGGCCGGCGAAACCTCCTCCATGACTCTCGATGTGGTTAACACAGGTCTTCAGGATGCCGAGGCCGTATCTGTGAGAGTGATTGCGCAGAGTTCGCAGCCATTCAGCTTATCAGATAGATCGGATTATATTGGAGAGCTTGAGCCAGGAGAAGAAGGAAAGGCCGTTCTGGAGATATCATCAGATAGATCCGCAGCTCTGAAATCACATCAGCTCAAGATTGAATTAAGAGCAAACGGAGATTCAGATGAAGGAGATAGCTCTGTATACACATTTACAGACAACATGGATGTGCAGCTTACTGAGAGATCAGATTCAAACCTTGTTTATCTTGGTATAGGTGCTGCAGCTCTTGTAGCGCTGGCTGCAGTATTCAAGCACTTGAAAAGCGGAAAAGGTGAAGAAAATTGA